A single genomic interval of Brevundimonas diminuta harbors:
- a CDS encoding HlyD family secretion protein, whose protein sequence is MSPELKKRLPLFAAALVGLALIVGGIVWWVNGQRWESTDNAFVQADTTLVSPQLSGRVTEVLVGDNQRVAAGQILVKLDDSDQKAQLAQAEANLAAAIAAVGHVDAQAEQEQATIAARAASVAQANAQAGLARAEVNRYGKLAEQGWVSQQRIQTERASAATAAASVQQAQAALVAEQRTAGVLGSTRQQSVAAVEQARAVVEQARIALERTVIRAPVAGVVGARSVRPGQYVNAGTQLLSVVPLTNTYIVANFKETQLDKVRLGQTVEISADAFPGRKIEGRVDSFAPATGSEFALIPVENATGNFTKITQRVPVRIVVSGADRSLALRPGLSVDVKIDLKSQGGQSFAEAATTTGAAGQ, encoded by the coding sequence ATGTCGCCTGAACTCAAGAAACGCCTGCCGCTGTTTGCGGCCGCCCTCGTCGGCCTGGCCCTGATCGTGGGCGGCATCGTCTGGTGGGTGAACGGCCAGCGTTGGGAAAGCACCGACAACGCCTTCGTCCAGGCCGACACCACCCTGGTCAGCCCGCAACTGTCCGGTCGGGTCACCGAGGTTCTGGTGGGCGACAACCAGCGGGTCGCAGCAGGCCAGATCCTGGTCAAGCTGGACGATTCCGACCAGAAGGCTCAACTCGCTCAGGCCGAGGCCAATCTGGCCGCCGCCATCGCCGCCGTCGGCCATGTCGACGCCCAGGCCGAGCAGGAACAGGCCACCATCGCCGCCCGCGCCGCCTCCGTCGCCCAGGCCAACGCCCAGGCCGGCCTGGCCCGCGCCGAGGTCAATCGTTACGGCAAGCTGGCCGAACAGGGCTGGGTCTCGCAGCAGCGCATCCAGACCGAGCGCGCCTCGGCCGCCACCGCCGCCGCCAGCGTCCAGCAGGCCCAGGCCGCTCTGGTCGCCGAACAACGCACCGCCGGCGTGCTGGGCTCGACCCGTCAGCAGAGCGTCGCCGCCGTCGAACAGGCCCGCGCCGTCGTTGAACAGGCCCGCATCGCGCTGGAGCGCACCGTCATCCGCGCCCCGGTCGCCGGCGTCGTCGGCGCCCGCAGCGTGCGGCCCGGCCAATATGTCAACGCCGGCACGCAACTGCTGTCGGTCGTGCCCCTGACCAACACCTACATCGTCGCCAACTTCAAGGAGACGCAGCTGGACAAGGTGCGCCTGGGCCAGACGGTCGAGATTTCGGCCGACGCCTTCCCCGGCCGCAAGATCGAGGGCCGCGTGGACAGCTTCGCCCCCGCCACCGGGTCCGAGTTCGCCCTGATCCCGGTCGAGAACGCCACGGGCAACTTCACCAAGATCACCCAGCGCGTGCCGGTCCGCATCGTCGTCAGCGGCGCAGACCGCAGCCTGGCCCTGCGTCCCGGCCTGTCGGTGGACGTCAAGATCGACCTGAAGAGCCAGGGCGGCCAGAGCTTCGCCGAAGCCGCCACGACGACCGGAGCCGCAGGCCAGTGA
- a CDS encoding DHA2 family efflux MFS transporter permease subunit gives MTAANPAADGGAPVAQKGPVAGHPEINWTMLLLGFAGMVVGQFMAILDIQIVAASLPQIQAGVGASADEISWIQTAYLIPEVVMIPLSGFLSRLWGTQRLFLVSCAGFVLMSVATGLSSSIDMMILFRAVQGFVGGAMIPTVFAVAFTAFPPDKRVTASVVMGLIVTLAPTVGPTLGGHLTEWLSWRWLFFINVGPGLLVLFLVGRYGNFDKGDPSLAKGFDWWGLGLMAAFLMSMQFVLEEGAKNDWFDDTHILLLTVVAAVAGPIFIWRSLTYRQPIVELRAFGNRNFLVGFIMTFIVGFALFGGTFLLPLFLGRVLGYSSSEVGTTMVVSGLAMFATGPFAGRLVRKLDARVLMFGGFMLCAWGMWEARVVTDDWGFWNFASVQAFRGVGVMLAMIASQQVTMATLPPHMVKNASGLVNLSRNVGGAFGLAILNTSLTSNTALHMSELTSAIGQGDQAMRNMMAGMAHRFSGSIDPAASAMKAIYGMLQKQATTMAFGDAFALLAILCAGAAFVTLAAQPVKGQAGAPPSDVH, from the coding sequence GTGACCGCCGCCAACCCCGCCGCAGATGGCGGGGCCCCTGTCGCGCAAAAGGGTCCCGTCGCCGGCCATCCCGAAATCAACTGGACCATGCTGCTGCTGGGCTTCGCCGGCATGGTGGTGGGCCAGTTCATGGCCATTCTGGACATCCAGATCGTCGCCGCCTCCCTGCCCCAGATCCAGGCGGGGGTCGGCGCCTCGGCCGACGAGATCAGCTGGATCCAGACCGCCTATCTGATCCCCGAAGTGGTGATGATCCCGCTATCGGGCTTCCTGTCCCGGCTGTGGGGGACGCAGCGGCTGTTCCTAGTCTCCTGTGCCGGTTTCGTGCTGATGAGCGTCGCCACGGGCCTGTCGTCGTCGATCGACATGATGATCCTGTTCCGAGCCGTCCAGGGCTTCGTGGGCGGGGCCATGATCCCGACCGTCTTCGCCGTCGCCTTCACCGCCTTTCCGCCCGACAAGCGCGTCACCGCCAGCGTGGTCATGGGCCTGATCGTCACCCTGGCGCCGACCGTCGGGCCAACGCTGGGCGGGCACCTGACAGAGTGGCTGAGCTGGCGATGGCTGTTCTTCATCAACGTCGGGCCGGGCCTGCTGGTGCTGTTTCTAGTCGGGCGCTACGGCAACTTCGACAAGGGCGATCCGTCGCTGGCAAAGGGCTTCGACTGGTGGGGCCTGGGCCTGATGGCGGCCTTTCTGATGTCGATGCAGTTCGTGCTGGAAGAGGGCGCCAAGAACGACTGGTTCGACGACACCCACATCCTTTTGCTGACCGTCGTGGCGGCGGTCGCCGGACCGATCTTCATCTGGCGGTCCCTGACCTATCGCCAGCCGATCGTGGAGTTGCGCGCATTCGGCAATCGCAACTTCCTGGTCGGTTTCATCATGACCTTCATCGTCGGGTTCGCCCTGTTCGGCGGCACCTTCCTACTGCCGCTCTTCCTGGGCCGCGTGCTCGGCTATTCGTCGTCGGAGGTCGGCACCACCATGGTCGTGTCGGGCCTGGCCATGTTCGCCACCGGCCCCTTCGCCGGTCGACTGGTGCGCAAGCTGGATGCGCGGGTGCTGATGTTCGGCGGCTTCATGCTGTGCGCCTGGGGCATGTGGGAGGCGCGCGTCGTCACCGACGACTGGGGCTTCTGGAACTTCGCCTCGGTCCAGGCCTTCCGCGGCGTCGGCGTGATGCTGGCCATGATCGCGTCCCAGCAGGTGACGATGGCGACCCTGCCGCCGCACATGGTCAAGAACGCCTCGGGGCTGGTGAACCTGTCGCGCAACGTCGGCGGCGCCTTCGGCCTGGCGATCCTGAACACCAGCCTGACGTCCAACACCGCCCTGCACATGAGCGAACTGACCAGCGCCATCGGTCAGGGCGACCAGGCGATGCGCAACATGATGGCCGGCATGGCGCATCGGTTCTCCGGCTCCATCGACCCGGCCGCCTCGGCGATGAAGGCCATCTATGGAATGTTGCAGAAACAGGCGACGACGATGGCGTTCGGCGACGCCTTCGCCCTGCTGGCCATCCTGTGCGCAGGCGCGGCCTTCGTCACCCTGGCCGCCCAGCCGGTGAAGGGCCAGGCCGGCGCCCCGCCCTCGGACGTCCACTGA
- a CDS encoding TetR/AcrR family transcriptional regulator yields MARRLGQVDERKSEAILDAAATLFADKGLQAKMDEIAKLAGVSKQTVYNRFASKLEIAQALASKRVEDIVAPLRGAGDPQTVLEALALTLLNRVCSGDKVGSMRGVALVSVEAPDIAHAIYEAGPRRSLRELAAWLAEQTRLGRMSVADPEEAAEMFAGLVLGHGHLRAMLDVPQLEAEKRQGRAREAARIFMAAHPPATAAKTS; encoded by the coding sequence ATGGCGCGCCGTCTCGGACAGGTCGATGAACGCAAGAGCGAGGCGATCCTGGACGCCGCCGCGACCCTGTTCGCCGACAAGGGGCTGCAGGCCAAAATGGACGAGATCGCCAAACTGGCCGGCGTCTCCAAGCAGACGGTCTACAACCGCTTCGCCTCCAAGCTGGAGATCGCCCAGGCCCTGGCGTCAAAGCGGGTCGAAGACATCGTCGCCCCCCTGCGCGGCGCCGGCGATCCGCAGACGGTGCTGGAGGCCCTGGCCCTGACGCTGCTGAACCGGGTGTGCAGCGGCGACAAGGTCGGCTCGATGCGCGGGGTCGCCCTGGTCTCGGTCGAGGCGCCTGACATCGCCCACGCCATCTATGAGGCCGGCCCGCGTCGCAGCCTGCGCGAACTGGCCGCCTGGCTGGCGGAACAGACGCGGCTGGGCCGGATGAGCGTCGCCGACCCGGAAGAGGCGGCCGAGATGTTCGCCGGCCTTGTGCTCGGCCACGGCCATCTGCGCGCCATGCTGGACGTGCCGCAGCTGGAGGCCGAGAAACGCCAAGGCCGCGCCAGAGAGGCTGCGCGCATCTTCATGGCCGCCCATCCGCCCGCCACGGCCGCCAAGACTTCCTGA